The Antennarius striatus isolate MH-2024 chromosome 11, ASM4005453v1, whole genome shotgun sequence genome window below encodes:
- the sgms1a gene encoding phosphatidylcholine:ceramide cholinephosphotransferase 1, whose amino-acid sequence MKKLAEWSAEDVSNWLSKEGMPEYLDTLRQMDGPALLGLTEADFLIPPLSLVSSDGGQQLLERLETLRIETHIEAHKNGHANGHVGGLSNGTSKLLRNGMLGMKDFRMEMVQIPIPILEKTSSSFPAEWGKTGIAFIYAVVCFVATTIVISVVHERVPPKEHTPPLPDKFFDLFDRVEWAFFICEINGMLLVGLWLIQWILLKHRSIIGRRFFFIVGTLYMYRCITMYITTLPVPGMHFKCSPKLLGNWEAQMRRVMKMIAGGGLSITGSHTMCGDYLYSGHTVMLTLTYLFIKEYSSKRLWLYHWCCWILSAIGVVCILLAHDHYTVDVVVAYFITTRLFWWYHTMANQQLLKETSQSNPFSRVWWYRLFQYFEENVNGWVPRNYQLPFSLRTLQWNRGVKYSKLDIQ is encoded by the exons ATGAAGAAGTTGGCAGAATGGTCGGCAGAAGATGTCTCCAATTGGTTGAGCAAGGAGGGAATGCCAGAATACTTGGATACCCTTCGTCAGATGGATGGACCCGCTCTGCTCGGACTCACAGAGGCAGATTTCCTAATTCCTCCCCTCTCGCTAGTGTCATCTGATGGTGGGCAACAACTGTTGGAGCGATTGGAGACACTGCGGATTGAGACTCACATTGAGGCTCATAAAAACGGCCATGCAAATGGCCATGTTGGTGGGCTGTCTAATGGAACTAGCAAGCTTCTAAGGAATGGCATGTTGGGAATGAAGGACTTCAGGATGGAAATGGTCCAAATCCCCATCCCTATATTGGAAAagacttcctcctccttcccagCCGAGTGGGGGAAAACAGGCATAGCATTCATTTATGCAGTGGTGTGCTTTGTTGCCACCACCATTGTTATTTCAGTGGTCCATGAGAGAGTACCCCCAAAGGAACACACCCCACCACTTCCTGACAAGTTCTTCGACCTGTTTGATAGAGTGGAGTGGGCTTTCTTCATCTGTGAGATTAATGGTATGCTGCTTGTAGGACTGTGGCTCATACAGTGGATTCTGCTCAAGCACAG ATCAATTATCGGCAGGCGGTTCTTTTTCATTGTGGGAACACTCTATATGTACCGGTGTATTACAATGTACATCACGACTTTGCCTGttcctgggatgcacttcaaatGCTCTCCAAAG CTTCTCGGAAACTGGGAGGCGCAGATGAGgagggtgatgaagatgattgcTGGGGGGGGCCTATCCATCACAGGTTCCCACACCATGTGTGGAGATTATCTCTATAGTGGCCACACCGTCATGCTAACCTTAACATACCTCTTCATCAAGGAGT ATTCCTCCAAGCGGCTCTGGTTGTACCACTGGTGTTGCTGGATCTTGAGTGCCATTGGAGTTGTCTGCATCCTTCTGGCACATGACCACTACACTGTGGATGTGGTGGTTGCCTACTTTATTACTACACGCCTCTTTTGGTGGTACCACACAATGGCCAACCAGCAG TTGCTGAAGGAGACGTCACAGAGTAACCCATTCTCACGAGTGTGGTGGTACAGACTGTTCCAATACTTTGAAGAGAACGTCAATGGCTGGGTCCCTCGTAACTATCAGTTGCCGTTTTCATTGCGAACGTTGCAGTGGAACCGTGGTGTGAAGTACAGCAAACTGGACATCCAGTGA